In one Deltaproteobacteria bacterium RBG_16_64_85 genomic region, the following are encoded:
- a CDS encoding signal peptidase II, with protein sequence MVADQWSKVWIVRHFGLYEARAIWKNYFHVVHVRNRGAAFGFLSSLDHAWVNPLLIVATVLAVAAVLAYLHYLPGKGPAPCGLGLILGGAGGNLIDRARLGYVVDFLDVHWHHYHWPAFNLADIGITVGVFLLILDMLFWSKEGEVAPRPS encoded by the coding sequence ATGGTCGCCGACCAGTGGAGCAAGGTCTGGATCGTTCGCCACTTCGGGCTCTACGAGGCCCGGGCCATATGGAAGAATTACTTTCACGTCGTCCACGTCCGCAACCGGGGGGCCGCCTTCGGATTTCTTTCCAGCCTGGATCACGCATGGGTCAATCCCCTCCTGATCGTGGCGACGGTGCTCGCGGTGGCAGCCGTGCTCGCGTACCTCCATTACCTTCCGGGAAAGGGTCCGGCGCCTTGCGGCCTGGGGCTCATCCTGGGCGGGGCGGGGGGGAACCTGATCGACCGGGCGCGGCTGGGCTACGTGGTCGACTTCCTCGACGTCCACTGGCACCACTACCACTGGCCCGCCTTCAACCTGGCCGACATCGGGATTACCGTCGGGGTCTTCCTGCTCATCCTCGACATGCTATTCTGGTCGAAGGAGGGAGAAGTTGCACCCCGTCCTTCTTAA
- a CDS encoding prolipoprotein diacylglyceryl transferase — protein MHPVLLKIGSLKIYSYGVFVAIGFLAALWIAGREIARKGLDRETFYDMGFWVVIASIVGSRIFHVLVYWDHYRAAPFEIFKLWNGGLVFYGGFLAAVAVCVYFLRRHRMPFLPVADASSIGIPLGLAFGRIGCTAAGCCYGKLTTVPWAIVFTDPASLAPLGLHLHPTQIYESLAAFAIFG, from the coding sequence TTGCACCCCGTCCTTCTTAAGATCGGCAGCCTGAAGATCTACTCCTACGGCGTCTTCGTGGCAATCGGGTTCCTCGCCGCCCTGTGGATCGCGGGACGGGAGATCGCCCGCAAGGGGCTCGACCGGGAAACCTTTTACGACATGGGCTTCTGGGTGGTGATCGCGTCCATCGTCGGGTCGCGCATCTTCCACGTCCTGGTCTACTGGGACCACTACCGGGCCGCCCCCTTCGAGATCTTCAAGCTGTGGAACGGGGGGCTCGTCTTCTACGGCGGGTTCCTGGCCGCCGTCGCGGTGTGCGTCTATTTCCTGCGAAGGCACCGGATGCCGTTCCTTCCCGTCGCCGACGCCTCCTCCATCGGCATCCCGCTGGGGCTGGCGTTCGGGCGCATCGGCTGCACGGCCGCCGGCTGCTGCTACGGGAAGCTCACCACCGTGCCCTGGGCGATCGTCTTCACCGACCCGGCCTCCCTGGCCCCGCTCGGCTTGCACCTGCACCCGACGCAGATCTACGAGTCGCTCGCGGCGTTCGCCATCTTCGGGA
- a CDS encoding phosphorylase, whose protein sequence is MDGQPGGPDIVLILGGSGAYALPGGTLGRRLSTRRVRTPFGLSNPVHLYDKDGFRYLFLSRHGERGYEKTAPFVNYRANIYAAKVLGVPRIVAWTGPGILSGKYRPGDLVLPDDLLDFTRNRPSTFYEGKGIGFIRQSPVFCETLRAALCAAWGRGSDGIRLHAKGTYACTEGPRLETPAEIRFLAGAGADMVGMTLCPEAFLARELEICYAPVGYLTNYAEGVRPLPYRRATLFEGMLPAKSAGRVERAKNAIPLLAIAAARSLSVKERDCPCAVSMERYRRKGVVGEDFRTWVAAPVRRSG, encoded by the coding sequence CTGGACGGTCAACCTGGGGGTCCGGATATCGTTCTGATCCTGGGAGGATCCGGGGCGTACGCGCTGCCGGGGGGAACGCTGGGCCGGCGCCTCTCCACACGCCGCGTGCGCACGCCTTTCGGCCTCTCCAATCCGGTCCACCTGTACGACAAGGACGGATTCCGCTACCTGTTCCTTTCCCGCCACGGGGAGCGCGGCTACGAGAAGACCGCGCCTTTCGTGAACTACCGGGCCAACATCTACGCGGCAAAGGTCCTGGGCGTCCCGCGGATCGTCGCCTGGACGGGCCCGGGGATCCTCTCCGGGAAATACCGTCCCGGCGACCTCGTCCTTCCGGACGACCTGCTGGATTTCACGCGGAACCGCCCGTCCACGTTCTACGAGGGGAAGGGGATCGGCTTCATCCGCCAGTCGCCGGTCTTCTGCGAGACGCTGCGCGCGGCGCTGTGCGCAGCGTGGGGAAGGGGCTCGGACGGAATCCGCCTGCACGCGAAGGGAACGTACGCCTGCACCGAGGGGCCCCGGCTGGAGACGCCCGCCGAGATCCGCTTCCTGGCGGGCGCGGGTGCGGACATGGTGGGGATGACCCTGTGCCCCGAGGCGTTCCTCGCCCGCGAGCTGGAGATCTGCTACGCGCCCGTGGGGTACCTCACGAACTACGCGGAAGGGGTGAGACCCCTGCCGTACCGGCGAGCGACGCTTTTCGAGGGGATGCTGCCCGCGAAGAGCGCGGGCCGCGTAGAGCGGGCGAAGAACGCCATCCCCCTCCTGGCGATCGCCGCCGCCCGGTCGCTTTCCGTGAAGGAAAGGGATTGCCCCTGCGCCGTTTCGATGGAAAGATATCGCCGCAAGGGAGTCGTCGGCGAAGATTTCCGGACCTGGGTGGCCGCCCCGGTCAGGAGGAGCGGTTGA
- a CDS encoding isoleucine--tRNA ligase has protein sequence MEYKNTLNLPRTGFPMRANLAQREPEILAGWEKAGLYRAMATRNRGKEKFVLHDGPPYANGHIHIGHALNKILKDVIVKYRSLSGRWAEYVPGWDCHGLPIEHQVDKNLGAKKEAIPTGEKRKLCREYAAKFIDIQRQEFKRLGVLGDWENPYRTMSFDYEAGILREFARFVESGAVYKGTKPVYWCLTCKTALAEAEVEYADHTSPSIHVKFPFVDPPEKIHPALAGKKVFFVIWTTTPWTIPSNLGVALHPDFTYVALEAGGEVYVVAEGLAERFTGEAGLKDPARLATFGSTGLERLRCRHPFVDRDSILVLGNYVTLEAGTGCVHTAPGHGREDYETGLKYGLEIYAPLDDAGRFTKDVPFFAGMQVFEANPRVNAKLTEVGAMLREGQVTHSYPHCWRCKHPVIFRATKQWFISMDKTGLRAKALSEIRKVRWIPAWGQERIEGMIANRPDWCISRQRAWGVPIAIFQCGECGHDLLDRKLIDHVAGIFEKEGADAWFHRDVKELLPPGASCPACKGTEFRKETDILDVWFDSGVSYACVCEGKENLGVPVDLYLEGSDQHRGWFHSTLLAAVGTRQAAPYKAVLTHGFVVDGKGEAMHKSRGNVIAPEEIIRKNGAELLRLWASAEDYRDDIRLSKDILDRLTEAYRKIRNTIRFLLGNLDGFSPERDAVPYDRMPEMDRYALVLFRRLAEKVLRAYENYEFHLIFHAVNNFCAVDLSSFYLNVLKDRLYCSKADDPARRSAQTALFEITRGLLSLLAPVLSFTAEEAWGTLPAFPGKPESVFLSDLPKPAEIAGEEEIAARWERILALRAEIAQPLEAARKEKTIGSDQDALVTVSPGPFADLFESRRREIQDALIVSGLAIGDVSGPGAYESAAFPGLKAKVEKAAWGKCERCWNHTPAVGTIPGTPELCSRCAAAVAG, from the coding sequence ATGGAGTACAAGAACACCCTGAACCTGCCGCGGACCGGATTCCCGATGCGGGCGAATCTCGCCCAGCGGGAGCCCGAGATCCTTGCCGGGTGGGAGAAGGCCGGCCTTTACCGCGCGATGGCCACTCGCAACCGGGGGAAAGAGAAGTTCGTCCTCCACGACGGACCTCCGTACGCCAACGGCCACATCCACATCGGGCACGCCCTGAACAAGATCCTCAAGGACGTGATCGTGAAATACCGGAGCCTGTCGGGCCGCTGGGCGGAGTACGTCCCCGGCTGGGACTGCCACGGGCTGCCGATCGAGCACCAGGTGGACAAGAACCTGGGGGCGAAAAAGGAAGCGATCCCCACGGGGGAGAAGCGGAAGCTTTGCCGCGAGTACGCGGCGAAGTTCATCGACATCCAGCGGCAGGAGTTCAAGCGCCTGGGGGTCCTCGGGGACTGGGAGAACCCCTACCGGACGATGTCGTTCGACTACGAGGCGGGGATCCTGCGGGAGTTCGCCCGGTTCGTCGAGTCCGGTGCGGTCTACAAGGGGACCAAGCCCGTCTACTGGTGCCTGACGTGCAAGACCGCCCTGGCCGAAGCGGAAGTGGAGTACGCGGACCACACCTCCCCTTCCATCCATGTGAAATTTCCCTTCGTCGATCCTCCTGAAAAGATCCATCCGGCCCTCGCGGGGAAGAAGGTGTTCTTCGTCATCTGGACGACCACCCCGTGGACGATCCCGTCGAACCTCGGCGTAGCGCTGCACCCGGACTTCACCTATGTCGCGCTCGAGGCCGGAGGCGAGGTGTACGTCGTGGCGGAAGGGCTGGCGGAGCGGTTCACGGGCGAGGCGGGTCTCAAGGATCCGGCGCGACTGGCGACCTTCGGCTCCACCGGCCTGGAGCGTCTGCGGTGCCGCCACCCCTTCGTCGACCGCGATTCCATCCTGGTCCTCGGCAATTACGTGACGCTCGAGGCAGGCACCGGCTGCGTCCACACGGCACCGGGCCACGGGCGGGAGGACTATGAGACGGGGCTCAAATACGGGCTGGAGATCTACGCCCCGCTGGACGACGCCGGCCGGTTCACCAAGGACGTCCCCTTCTTCGCGGGGATGCAGGTCTTCGAGGCGAACCCGCGCGTCAACGCCAAGCTGACCGAGGTCGGCGCGATGCTCCGGGAAGGACAGGTCACCCACTCCTACCCGCACTGCTGGCGGTGCAAGCATCCCGTCATCTTCCGGGCGACCAAGCAATGGTTCATCTCGATGGACAAGACGGGGCTGCGGGCGAAGGCCCTTTCGGAAATCCGGAAGGTCCGGTGGATCCCGGCGTGGGGACAGGAGCGGATCGAGGGGATGATCGCCAACCGGCCGGACTGGTGCATCTCCCGCCAGCGGGCGTGGGGAGTGCCGATCGCCATCTTCCAGTGCGGGGAGTGCGGGCACGATCTGCTCGACCGGAAGCTCATCGACCACGTCGCGGGGATCTTCGAGAAGGAAGGGGCCGACGCCTGGTTCCACCGGGACGTGAAGGAGCTGCTGCCGCCCGGCGCTTCCTGCCCCGCCTGCAAGGGAACGGAGTTCCGGAAAGAGACCGACATCCTCGACGTGTGGTTCGACTCCGGCGTCTCGTACGCCTGCGTGTGCGAGGGGAAGGAGAACCTGGGGGTCCCGGTCGACCTGTACCTCGAAGGGTCCGACCAGCACCGCGGCTGGTTCCACTCCACGCTCCTCGCGGCGGTGGGGACGCGGCAGGCCGCCCCCTACAAGGCCGTGCTGACCCACGGATTCGTCGTGGACGGCAAAGGCGAGGCGATGCACAAATCCAGGGGGAACGTCATCGCCCCGGAGGAGATCATCCGGAAGAACGGCGCGGAACTGTTGCGGCTGTGGGCCTCCGCCGAGGACTACCGCGACGACATCCGGCTCTCCAAGGACATCCTGGACCGGCTGACCGAGGCCTACCGCAAGATCCGGAATACGATCCGGTTCCTGCTGGGCAACCTGGACGGCTTCTCCCCGGAGCGGGACGCCGTCCCGTACGACCGGATGCCGGAGATGGACCGGTACGCGCTCGTCCTCTTCCGCCGGCTGGCGGAGAAGGTCCTCCGGGCGTACGAGAACTACGAGTTCCACCTCATCTTCCACGCGGTGAACAACTTCTGCGCGGTGGACCTGTCCAGCTTTTATCTCAACGTCCTCAAGGACCGCCTCTACTGCTCGAAAGCGGACGACCCGGCCAGGCGATCCGCGCAGACGGCCCTCTTCGAGATCACCCGCGGCCTGCTCTCCCTGCTTGCGCCGGTGCTGTCGTTCACCGCGGAGGAGGCCTGGGGAACGCTGCCCGCCTTCCCGGGGAAGCCGGAGAGCGTTTTCCTGTCCGACCTTCCGAAGCCGGCGGAGATCGCCGGGGAGGAGGAGATCGCCGCACGCTGGGAGCGGATCCTTGCCTTGCGGGCCGAGATCGCCCAGCCGCTGGAGGCCGCGCGCAAGGAGAAAACGATCGGCAGCGACCAGGACGCCCTGGTGACCGTGTCGCCCGGCCCCTTCGCCGACCTGTTCGAGAGCCGGCGGCGGGAGATCCAGGATGCCCTCATCGTGTCGGGGCTCGCCATCGGCGACGTCTCCGGGCCCGGCGCATACGAAAGCGCGGCGTTCCCCGGCCTCAAGGCGAAGGTCGAAAAAGCCGCCTGGGGGAAGTGCGAGCGTTGCTGGAACCACACCCCCGCCGTCGGGACGATCCCCGGCACTCCGGAGCTGTGCAGCCGGTGCGCCGCGGCGGTCGCCGGATAA
- a CDS encoding 3-deoxy-7-phosphoheptulonate synthase: MIIVMEARASKAEIRTVIEKIRELGYTPHTIHGKTRKVIGAIGDERGKFILQSLESLPGVERVVPILKPYKLASREVKPERTVIRIAPGVTVGDRQLLIIAGPCSVENEQLMVATARAVKAAGAHVLRGGAFKPRTSPYAFQGLAEKGLKILRSAGDKAGMPVVTEVLNPIDVELVADYSDILQVGARNVQNFALLKRIGKSKRPILLKRGMMTTITEYLMSAEYCLSEGSRQVILCERGIRTFEDATRNTLDLSAIPVLRERTHLPVIVDPSHGTGHAAYVPAMAYAAVAAGADGLMIEVHPTPEKAVSDGPQSLTFEKFRETMKTLSAFIAAAGRTI, encoded by the coding sequence ATGATCATCGTCATGGAGGCCCGGGCCTCCAAAGCGGAAATCCGCACCGTCATCGAGAAGATCAGGGAACTGGGGTACACGCCCCACACGATCCACGGGAAAACCCGGAAGGTCATCGGCGCGATCGGGGACGAGCGGGGGAAGTTCATCCTGCAGTCCCTCGAGTCCCTGCCCGGCGTGGAGCGGGTGGTCCCGATCCTGAAGCCGTACAAGCTCGCCAGCCGGGAGGTGAAGCCCGAGCGTACCGTCATCCGGATCGCGCCGGGAGTGACCGTCGGGGACCGGCAGCTTCTCATCATCGCGGGCCCCTGCTCCGTGGAGAACGAGCAGCTGATGGTCGCCACGGCCCGGGCAGTGAAGGCAGCGGGGGCGCACGTGCTGCGCGGCGGGGCCTTCAAGCCGCGCACCTCGCCGTACGCGTTCCAGGGACTCGCCGAGAAGGGGCTGAAGATCCTGCGCAGCGCGGGCGACAAGGCCGGGATGCCCGTGGTGACCGAGGTGTTGAACCCGATCGACGTCGAGCTGGTCGCCGACTACTCCGACATCCTGCAGGTCGGCGCGCGCAACGTGCAGAACTTCGCGCTGCTCAAGCGGATCGGGAAGTCGAAGCGGCCCATCCTTCTCAAGCGCGGCATGATGACGACGATCACGGAGTACCTGATGAGCGCGGAGTACTGCCTGTCGGAGGGAAGCCGCCAGGTGATCCTCTGCGAGCGGGGGATCCGCACCTTCGAGGATGCGACGCGCAACACGCTCGACCTCTCCGCGATCCCGGTCCTCCGGGAGCGCACGCACCTCCCGGTCATCGTCGACCCGTCGCACGGGACGGGGCACGCGGCGTACGTCCCGGCGATGGCGTACGCGGCCGTGGCCGCCGGCGCGGACGGGCTGATGATCGAGGTGCACCCCACCCCGGAGAAGGCGGTTTCCGACGGGCCGCAGTCGCTCACCTTCGAAAAGTTCCGAGAGACCATGAAAACGCTTTCCGCCTTTATCGCCGCCGCGGGACGCACGATCTGA